One Nitrospinota bacterium genomic window, TTATGGCATCCTTTACTATCGGTTTTCTTATAGCCTTTCAAGCCTTTTTCTGCACGGGTCAGGTTTATCTACCAACAATACTCTTTGTTTCAAAGATTTCTCAGTATAAATATAGTGCCATTGGGTATTTGATTTTCTATAATCTCTTTTTTATTATACCTTTGATTATTATCTTCCTCCTTGCCTATTTTGGTGTGAGATCAGAGAACTTATCTGGATGGGCTGAAAAAAGGGTAGGGATGGTAAAGATTATGACGTCACTTTTATTCTTTACCCTTGGCGGCGTCTTAATTGTTTTTATATTTTATCAAATTTAAAACAATTAATAGACCTGGACCGATGAAGTTTTAAAAGTAAGAAAGACCTCTGATCCGATCATAAGCTTCATCTCAGCGCAGGATTCTTTAGTTATTATTGCAGCAAAATCCAATCCAACATTAACGACTACCTTTATCTGTTCTTTTATCTCAGATATCTTTTTTATCTTTCCTCGAAAAGAATTTCGTGCACTGGACTCAAAGGGCTTATGAGATAAAATAATATCTCTTGGATCAATTGAGATAATGGCCCTTCCAAGCTTGTCAGATGTAAGGCAAATTTCAATATTGTTTTTGCTGAATATCTTTATCCCGTTGCCCTTTTTTATTTCTCCTTGAAAGATGTTTTCATAGTAAGTTTCAGACAGGTTTCTGTTTATGATAGAAAGAACCTTGTCAGCAAGGAGATATGCCTGTGTGGGATTGTGCGTTGTTATGATGATCGTGCTATCCTTTTCTTCTCTTATTTTAAGGATGATTTCCTCAATTATCTTTATATTAACCTGGTCTACATTAGCTGCGGGTTCGTCCAAAAAAAGAACCTTAGGCTTGATAGCCAAACCCCTTGCAATGGCAACCCTCTGTGCTTCCCCCCCTGAAAGGTGAGTTACCCTTTCTTCTTTGAGATGGGATAAGCCGACAAGCTCAAGGGTTTTTCCCACACCCTCTTCAATACTCTTTTTGTCAAGGTTTCTCAGCCTGAGGCCATAGGCTACATTCTTATATACAGTTGTGTTAAAAAGATACGGGTTCTGCATGACCATGGTCATTTCTCTCTGAATAGTTAAGAGATCAGGTGAGTTGTAGATGTCTTTACCCTTGAAAAAGACCTTTCCAGATGTAGGTTTTTCTAGGGCATTTAATATCTTTAAAATAGTGGTCTTTCCTGAACCATTTGGTCCGACAACAGTATAAATTTTCCCTTGAAAGAGTTCTAGATAAGGGATGTCAAAGATTTCTCTCTCACCAAATGATTTTTTCAAATTGCTTATAACAAACAAGGGTTCACTCATTTTTATCCCTGTTTTCTCTGAAAGTGATGGAATAATATATTTATTGAAAAGGCCACTGAGAGAAGGATGATTCCCAAAGCAATTCCAAAGCCAAATTCTCCCTTGCTCGTTTCAAGGGCAATGGCAGTTGTGATGGTTCTTGAATATCCCTTTATATTTCCTCCCAGCATGATTGCGGATCCTACCTCAGCAATAACCCTTCCAAAACCGGCTATGATCGCGGCAAAAATACCAAACCTCGATTCCCCAAGAATCGTCATAGTTGCCTGAAATCTGTTTGCCCCTAATGTAACAGTTGTCATTTGGATTCTTTTGTCCAAACCCCGCACAGCAGAGAGGGTAAAGGCAGCAATAATAGGGGTCCCGAGAATGAGATCACCAATAATAATCGCAGAGGGGGAGAATAAAAGACCAAATGATCCCAAGGGTCCCTGCCTAGAAATAAAGGCATAGACAGTGAGTCCTACAACCACTGTTGGAAGAGCCATAAGGGTATTGAGTATGATTGTAACAATCCTTTTTCCCTTAAACTCATTGACTGCTATAATAAATCCAAGGGGCACTCCTATAAGCGTAGCTAATAAAGTAGCTATCAAAGAGACCTTGAGAGATACGAGAACAATTTCGAGTATCTCAGGGTCGGAGGTAAATATGAGTTCAAGGGCCTTTTTCAGCCCCTCTGCGATAATATACATAGTAAATCTCTCTTAAGGTATAGCTAAAGTTTTAAAGAGAACCTCGCCGAACTTTTTATATTCCCTTATCAATTTTTGCCCCTCAGGTGATGTGACCCAGCCTATAAAGGCCATGGCCATGACATAATTTGTATGCGGATATTTCGCTGGATTCACTGCTATGATACCATAGGGATTATAGAGGATTTTATCCCCTTCGTAAACGACCACGATATCAATCTTATTTTTGAAGGCCAGATAGGTACCCCGGTCAGCAATTGTATAACCAAGCTTTTCATTAGCAGTGACAATCGTATCTCCCATTCCCCTTCCTGTTTCAAAATACCATCTTCCTTCAGGCTTAATTCCAGCTTTTTTCCATATTGCCTTTTCCTTTTTGTGGGTTCCAGAATTATCCCCTCTGGAGAAGAAGGGTATTTTCCCTTTGGATATTTTTTTGAAGGCATCCACAGCACTTTTTGCCCCTCTTGCACCAGAGGGGTCATTCTTGGGACCAAGAAGAATAAAATCATTATACATCACATCCCGTCTATTAACACCATATCCCTCTGCAACAAATTTCTCTTCAGCCTTTCTGGCATGGACAAAGACAATATCAACATCACCATTGCTTCCAAGTTTTAAGGCCTTTCCTGTTCCAACAGGGATGACGTCTACTCTGACATTGAACCTTTTTTCAAAAGGGGGAAGGAGAACATTCAAAAGCCCGGAATTTTCCGTGCTTGTTGTTGTTGACATCTTTAATCTTTCATCAGCATAAGCCTTTAAAGAAAAAGCAAAGATAAGAGTAAAGACCAACAAAAATACAAGAAATTTTCTATTCTTCATTCTTTCACCCTCCTTTTTCAACAATCCGTTTCAACGATAAAGACAATATGTTATTCACGATTTTTTACTTCATCTGCATCCCCCCTTTTTTCTATGGAATCTTGAGGCGTTTTAC contains:
- a CDS encoding substrate-binding domain-containing protein, encoding MKNRKFLVFLLVFTLIFAFSLKAYADERLKMSTTTSTENSGLLNVLLPPFEKRFNVRVDVIPVGTGKALKLGSNGDVDIVFVHARKAEEKFVAEGYGVNRRDVMYNDFILLGPKNDPSGARGAKSAVDAFKKISKGKIPFFSRGDNSGTHKKEKAIWKKAGIKPEGRWYFETGRGMGDTIVTANEKLGYTIADRGTYLAFKNKIDIVVVYEGDKILYNPYGIIAVNPAKYPHTNYVMAMAFIGWVTSPEGQKLIREYKKFGEVLFKTLAIP
- a CDS encoding ABC transporter permease; this encodes MYIIAEGLKKALELIFTSDPEILEIVLVSLKVSLIATLLATLIGVPLGFIIAVNEFKGKRIVTIILNTLMALPTVVVGLTVYAFISRQGPLGSFGLLFSPSAIIIGDLILGTPIIAAFTLSAVRGLDKRIQMTTVTLGANRFQATMTILGESRFGIFAAIIAGFGRVIAEVGSAIMLGGNIKGYSRTITTAIALETSKGEFGFGIALGIILLSVAFSINILFHHFQRKQG
- a CDS encoding ATP-binding cassette domain-containing protein, whose product is MSEPLFVISNLKKSFGEREIFDIPYLELFQGKIYTVVGPNGSGKTTILKILNALEKPTSGKVFFKGKDIYNSPDLLTIQREMTMVMQNPYLFNTTVYKNVAYGLRLRNLDKKSIEEGVGKTLELVGLSHLKEERVTHLSGGEAQRVAIARGLAIKPKVLFLDEPAANVDQVNIKIIEEIILKIREEKDSTIIITTHNPTQAYLLADKVLSIINRNLSETYYENIFQGEIKKGNGIKIFSKNNIEICLTSDKLGRAIISIDPRDIILSHKPFESSARNSFRGKIKKISEIKEQIKVVVNVGLDFAAIITKESCAEMKLMIGSEVFLTFKTSSVQVY